From the Ignavibacteria bacterium genome, one window contains:
- a CDS encoding helix-turn-helix domain-containing protein, whose amino-acid sequence MLSEKTLLIKNMVCSRCIKVVREELEKLGLEVLTIELGEVRIRGEHFPFDQIIRALEENGFELIEDKKAATINKIKSLIIDLIYSDRLENIDMNLSEFLEKNLDQDYQYLSTLFSSVENITLEHFVILQKVERAKELLKYNELTLSEIAYRLGYSSVQHLSSQFRKVTGFTASEFKALTHSQRKPIDKLH is encoded by the coding sequence ATGCTTTCGGAAAAAACGCTTTTAATTAAAAATATGGTCTGCAGCCGCTGCATCAAAGTGGTTAGAGAGGAGCTCGAAAAGCTCGGGCTGGAGGTACTAACTATTGAGCTTGGCGAAGTAAGAATAAGGGGCGAGCATTTTCCATTTGATCAGATTATCAGGGCGCTTGAAGAAAACGGTTTTGAACTCATTGAAGACAAGAAAGCAGCTACCATAAACAAAATAAAAAGCCTTATTATTGATCTTATTTACAGCGACCGCCTGGAAAATATAGACATGAACCTGTCTGAATTCCTGGAAAAGAATCTGGATCAGGATTATCAGTACCTGAGCACCCTGTTCTCATCAGTTGAAAATATTACGCTTGAGCATTTTGTTATACTTCAGAAGGTGGAGCGCGCAAAGGAGCTTTTGAAATATAACGAACTAACCTTAAGCGAAATTGCTTACCGCTTGGGCTACAGCTCGGTTCAGCACCTTTCAAGCCAGTTCAGGAAAGTGACCGGCTTTACAGCAAGCGAGTTTAAGGCGCTCACACACAGCCAGAGAAAACCGATAGACAAGCTCCATTAA
- a CDS encoding integration host factor subunit beta: protein MTKADIVEKIALGTGVTKLETEAIVEGFLNTVIEALKEGKGIEIRGFGSYKVRKKKARLARNPKTGEKVFVEEHYVPSFKFSKDFKAIVDKGLKEERLAVNK, encoded by the coding sequence ATGACAAAGGCGGATATAGTAGAAAAAATAGCACTGGGAACTGGAGTTACGAAATTAGAAACTGAAGCTATTGTCGAAGGCTTCCTGAATACCGTTATAGAGGCCTTAAAAGAGGGAAAAGGAATAGAGATCAGAGGTTTCGGGAGCTATAAAGTTAGAAAGAAAAAAGCCCGTCTGGCCAGAAATCCCAAAACAGGTGAGAAAGTATTCGTCGAAGAGCATTACGTCCCGAGTTTTAAGTTCTCAAAGGACTTTAAGGCGATCGTTGATAAAGGTTTAAAAGAAGAAAGACTGGCTGTTAATAAATGA
- a CDS encoding heavy-metal-associated domain-containing protein: MKSEKLKIEGMSCNHCVMHVKKELSKLDVNIKDVQIGSADVEYDENKVKREDLIKAVDEAGYKVII, translated from the coding sequence ATGAAATCTGAGAAATTAAAAATCGAAGGCATGAGCTGCAACCACTGTGTTATGCACGTAAAAAAAGAGTTATCAAAACTCGACGTTAACATAAAGGACGTACAGATCGGTTCGGCCGACGTGGAATATGACGAAAATAAAGTAAAAAGAGAAGACCTCATTAAGGCAGTTGATGAGGCCGGATATAAAGTAATAATTTAG
- a CDS encoding zinc-ribbon domain-containing protein, translated as MTQCPNCNYPLDKEYNFCPSCGVDLKGFQENNSGKDEIEELKKYIICDVCGEEVPDGSLFCPSCGAKVTGREKTGEKREVKSPLKELSAEPKAKAPVQKPKPQQAPPAKKVQAQKPPQAMPASSGKKMSPVQLWGMIAGLLVVGVLIMWGAGVFSSSESSNGNNGQEQAGNPAMSLENVQRINELEAAVRKDSTNLNTVLELAHLLNDSGMKDRSVPYYQMYLRKNPMNADVQVDLGVVYYEMQQYNVAKTRMRKGLAINPRHQIANFNMGIINLASGSIDSAKIWWNKAVTIDPTTEIGKKAKELLDSHK; from the coding sequence ATGACACAATGCCCGAATTGTAATTATCCTCTTGATAAGGAATATAATTTCTGCCCTTCCTGCGGAGTTGATTTGAAGGGGTTTCAGGAGAATAATTCAGGAAAAGATGAAATTGAGGAATTAAAGAAGTATATTATATGTGATGTATGCGGTGAGGAAGTACCTGATGGTTCTCTGTTTTGCCCCTCTTGCGGAGCAAAAGTAACCGGAAGGGAAAAAACCGGTGAGAAAAGGGAAGTAAAGTCCCCTCTGAAAGAGCTCTCGGCAGAACCTAAAGCTAAGGCCCCCGTTCAGAAACCAAAGCCTCAGCAGGCGCCACCGGCAAAAAAAGTCCAGGCACAGAAACCCCCACAGGCAATGCCTGCATCTTCAGGCAAAAAGATGAGTCCGGTGCAGCTTTGGGGAATGATAGCAGGACTGTTGGTTGTTGGCGTTTTGATTATGTGGGGAGCCGGGGTATTCAGCAGTTCGGAAAGCTCAAATGGAAATAACGGGCAGGAACAGGCAGGTAACCCTGCAATGAGCCTGGAAAATGTGCAGAGGATAAACGAGCTCGAAGCCGCAGTAAGGAAGGATTCAACAAATCTTAATACAGTTCTGGAACTGGCTCACCTGCTAAATGATTCAGGCATGAAGGATAGGTCAGTTCCTTATTACCAGATGTATTTAAGAAAGAATCCGATGAATGCCGATGTACAGGTGGATTTAGGTGTGGTTTATTATGAGATGCAGCAGTACAATGTTGCAAAGACGAGAATGAGAAAAGGACTTGCTATAAATCCAAGGCATCAGATAGCTAATTTTAATATGGGAATTATCAACCTTGCTTCCGGAAGTATCGATTCGGCAAAAATCTGGTGGAACAAGGCCGTGACAATAGATCCAACAACAGAGATTGGAAAGAAAGCAAAAGAATTATTAGATTCACATAAATGA
- a CDS encoding PAS domain-containing protein, whose amino-acid sequence MDDISVEYISRKNTVLDVVLNGIADGVYIVDVKRKIIFWNEGAEILTGYKSEEVLGYRCSEDILKHIDENGEPLGIDTCPLELALTQGTSTIIKIFPQHKNGKRFPVMAHISPIRNKDDQIIAAVEVFRDISKEENLRILQEKFNNIIKRYVSYATVERVMAQVLSGNDARSRKSDLTILYLDVVQFTTLSEKYPPEEVAQRLNEIFGICESVIKEFYGDIDKFIGDALMAEFVDANDAVRAAEKILESLGELNRRYIQEGREVINVRIALNSGNVVQAEIGTPARKELTVIGDVVNTTVRIEKLAVPNTVFVTESTLSRLHDTKGFLFDRRILVKGKTEPVSIYSLMKASKKSSVHEKKIKI is encoded by the coding sequence ATGGATGATATTTCTGTGGAATACATCAGCAGGAAAAATACCGTGCTTGATGTAGTGCTGAACGGGATTGCAGACGGTGTGTATATTGTGGACGTAAAACGAAAAATTATTTTCTGGAACGAGGGCGCTGAAATTCTGACGGGCTATAAGTCCGAAGAGGTCCTCGGCTACAGGTGCAGCGAGGACATACTGAAGCATATCGATGAAAATGGCGAACCCCTGGGCATCGATACCTGTCCGCTGGAACTCGCATTAACCCAGGGTACATCAACAATAATTAAAATCTTTCCCCAGCATAAAAACGGCAAACGCTTCCCTGTAATGGCCCATATTTCTCCAATAAGAAATAAAGACGACCAGATCATAGCTGCCGTTGAAGTCTTCCGCGACATATCCAAAGAAGAAAACCTCCGCATACTTCAGGAAAAATTCAACAATATCATTAAACGCTACGTCTCTTATGCTACAGTTGAAAGGGTGATGGCGCAGGTCCTTTCAGGCAACGACGCCAGGAGCAGAAAAAGTGACCTTACGATACTCTACCTTGACGTTGTGCAGTTTACAACTCTTTCCGAGAAGTACCCCCCTGAGGAAGTTGCCCAGAGACTTAATGAGATCTTCGGCATCTGTGAAAGCGTTATAAAGGAGTTCTACGGGGATATTGATAAGTTTATCGGGGACGCACTCATGGCAGAGTTTGTGGATGCAAACGACGCCGTCAGGGCAGCCGAAAAGATTCTTGAGTCTCTTGGAGAACTCAACAGGCGCTATATTCAGGAAGGCCGGGAAGTAATAAACGTCAGAATAGCCCTTAACAGCGGCAACGTGGTGCAGGCTGAAATCGGTACCCCGGCAAGAAAGGAACTGACCGTAATCGGAGACGTCGTAAATACTACAGTCCGCATAGAAAAACTGGCTGTGCCCAATACGGTCTTTGTAACCGAATCAACTCTTTCCAGACTGCATGACACAAAAGGATTTCTTTTTGACAGAAGAATACTGGTAAAAGGGAAGACTGAACCGGTATCGATTTACTCCTTAATGAAAGCCTCTAAAAAAAGCAGTGTCCATGAGAAGAAAATAAAAATTTAG
- a CDS encoding S9 family peptidase: MMKAKILFLVVLSFISASVFAQKKAFTIADLYKIKNVGSPVLSPDGKKIAYTISTSDMEKGKSNTDIFIMNSDGSDNKGFATEEKSEYNPIWDAKGEGIYYISTKEGSPQLYYQEISGSKAKKLTDFYGGISDPVLSPDGKTVAFTASVFPECGADQECNKLNAEAMENGPIQAHMADQLLFRHWTDYSDGRFTHIILFSLDRENYTDITPGSWESPTFQLGGGIGFNFSPDNKELCFMSKRVKDPASSTNSDLWLVPVTGGEAKNITADNKSWDGNPIYSPDGRYIAYRKQVIPNYESDRFRIAVYDRQTGKSKIVTEKFDNWVDDFAWADNSKDIYFTGEVKGYSPIYRVNIETEKIDKVSGDESISGFGLSPETKFIVYNKRTVEKPGEIFSLDLASKQVKELTSANKEFLDEVDVRPAEQIWVKGADGKDVHVFIVKPHNFDPNKKYPLILNVHGGPQSQWMDAFRGDWQVYPGAGYVVAFANPHGSTGYGQEYTHEISGDYGGKVFQDLMKVTDALEKLPYVDKDRMGAMGWSYGGYMMDWFEGHTKRFKCIASMMGLYDLKSFFGTTEELWFPEYDQKGQPWNSKFYEKWDPSASVKNFVTPALIVTGERDYRVSYTQSLEFFTALQKMGVDSRLIVFKNDGHWPSNVKSMPLYYNAHLDWFHKYLGGDPAPYDMTLMIRNRAFSK, encoded by the coding sequence ATAATGAAAGCTAAAATCCTATTCTTAGTCGTTTTGTCATTCATTTCTGCAAGCGTATTTGCCCAGAAAAAGGCTTTTACAATTGCTGACCTGTATAAAATAAAAAATGTCGGCTCACCCGTCCTTTCTCCAGACGGAAAGAAAATCGCCTATACCATCTCAACTTCCGACATGGAAAAAGGGAAGTCGAATACCGATATTTTCATTATGAACAGCGACGGAAGTGATAATAAAGGCTTTGCAACAGAGGAGAAATCTGAATACAACCCCATCTGGGACGCTAAAGGCGAGGGGATATATTACATTTCCACCAAAGAGGGAAGCCCGCAGCTTTATTACCAGGAAATCTCAGGCTCTAAGGCAAAGAAGCTTACGGACTTCTATGGCGGCATCTCAGACCCGGTCTTGTCACCCGACGGTAAAACTGTTGCCTTCACGGCATCGGTGTTCCCTGAATGCGGCGCAGACCAGGAATGCAATAAACTTAATGCAGAAGCCATGGAAAATGGCCCCATTCAGGCCCATATGGCTGACCAACTATTATTCCGCCACTGGACCGACTACTCAGACGGAAGATTCACGCACATAATTCTTTTTAGCCTCGACAGGGAAAATTATACAGATATTACCCCGGGCAGCTGGGAATCTCCTACTTTTCAGCTCGGCGGCGGCATAGGCTTTAACTTCTCACCCGACAATAAGGAACTCTGCTTTATGTCCAAAAGGGTTAAGGACCCTGCATCTTCAACAAATTCTGACCTCTGGCTTGTACCTGTTACGGGAGGCGAGGCGAAAAACATTACCGCAGATAACAAAAGCTGGGACGGGAACCCGATCTATTCTCCCGACGGACGCTATATAGCATACAGGAAACAGGTGATCCCGAACTATGAATCGGACCGCTTCAGAATTGCCGTATACGACCGCCAGACCGGAAAAAGTAAAATTGTTACTGAGAAGTTCGATAACTGGGTAGATGACTTTGCATGGGCAGATAATTCAAAGGATATATATTTTACCGGAGAAGTAAAAGGCTATAGCCCCATTTACCGCGTTAACATTGAAACTGAAAAAATCGACAAAGTCTCAGGCGACGAGTCCATCTCCGGCTTCGGACTCTCCCCGGAGACAAAGTTCATAGTTTATAACAAAAGAACCGTTGAAAAACCGGGCGAAATCTTCAGCCTCGACCTGGCTTCAAAACAGGTAAAGGAACTGACCAGCGCAAACAAGGAGTTCCTGGATGAGGTGGATGTAAGGCCTGCTGAACAGATCTGGGTTAAGGGAGCTGACGGCAAGGATGTCCACGTATTTATTGTTAAACCTCATAACTTCGACCCGAATAAAAAGTATCCCCTCATCTTAAACGTTCACGGAGGGCCTCAGAGCCAGTGGATGGATGCTTTCAGGGGCGACTGGCAGGTTTATCCCGGTGCAGGCTATGTGGTCGCTTTTGCAAATCCCCACGGATCAACAGGCTACGGGCAGGAATATACACACGAGATCTCGGGCGACTACGGCGGAAAGGTGTTCCAGGATTTGATGAAGGTTACAGACGCCCTCGAGAAACTACCTTACGTAGATAAAGACCGCATGGGAGCTATGGGCTGGTCCTACGGCGGCTATATGATGGACTGGTTTGAAGGGCATACAAAACGCTTTAAATGCATAGCCTCAATGATGGGCCTCTATGACCTGAAATCTTTCTTCGGAACAACTGAAGAACTCTGGTTCCCGGAGTACGACCAGAAAGGCCAGCCCTGGAACTCAAAATTTTATGAAAAGTGGGATCCGTCTGCATCTGTGAAGAATTTTGTTACCCCGGCTCTCATTGTCACCGGCGAACGCGACTACAGGGTTTCCTATACGCAAAGCCTCGAGTTCTTTACAGCCCTGCAGAAAATGGGCGTGGATTCACGCCTGATCGTTTTTAAGAACGACGGACACTGGCCCAGTAACGTTAAATCGATGCCTCTTTACTATAACGCGCATCTGGACTGGTTCCATAAATACCTGGGAGGCGACCCGGCTCCTTACGATATGACACTCATGATTAGAAACAGGGCTTTTAGTAAGTAA
- a CDS encoding T9SS type A sorting domain-containing protein has protein sequence MHILFRALSVLILLSGINFSQTNGFKLAGRWPDGPSSAVAIDGNYAYINNGSALEIVDISNAASFKSAGRLDLADIIHSISASGAYAYVSGANGFYVIDVTDKTFPRMAAAVSIPYTASMIVKDNFVYAACPDPGFLIIDVSNPSQPKIAASIFKDYLATGVFVADSLAYVCCMDSGLYVVNVKNKTAPSILGHYNFDQKYRPKNVYVKDSIAYVTSAENKSSYTISGRFHAINIKNPSNIFEESGISLTGDWHATGEKIAVNGNYAYVTSLTDVGNYVTIADVSNPCSVKEVLKKNVENAFDLAIKDKRLFVTADYKGLLSFDLTNPESLLEDGSFRTAGLTGTVVRKGDYLYVAKNPDGIRVLDISKPSNPSEVSSYEGPLHYEGCNTLFVKDTILFAGIWGTDFGFSVFSLANMPSLKKIIALQPDNVAKIEVAGNYAYTAGVSEFLIYDVTDPYHPKKIFSYSTDPVRNLDLAVNGSTLYLLEKLNRLKIFDVSNPAGAALISEIPVANALNISLDGGYLYVNINYDGTKIFDVSDPKNPKEIGKIAEPDAYKIIARDGYLYAVFAAKGLKVFNVKNPATPYLVRSDETVKNSSDMFVDKDYIIISGNPEGLSIFTNDITTSVGAAGSRIKDFALLQNYPNPFNPATMISYSIPRQSFVNLKVFDMLGREVASLVSKEQSEGEYKVQFNASNLPSGMYIYTIQAGEFRASKKLMLVK, from the coding sequence ATGCATATTTTATTCAGAGCCCTTTCAGTTCTAATTCTTCTAAGCGGAATTAACTTTTCTCAGACTAATGGTTTTAAACTTGCAGGGCGCTGGCCCGATGGCCCTTCCAGTGCTGTGGCCATTGATGGCAATTATGCCTATATCAATAACGGTTCAGCTCTTGAAATAGTGGATATAAGCAATGCGGCTAGTTTCAAATCAGCAGGCAGGCTCGATCTTGCAGATATAATTCACAGCATAAGTGCATCAGGTGCATATGCTTATGTCAGCGGTGCTAACGGATTTTATGTCATCGATGTTACCGATAAAACTTTTCCCAGGATGGCAGCTGCCGTTTCTATACCTTATACAGCATCAATGATCGTAAAGGACAATTTTGTTTATGCTGCCTGTCCGGACCCCGGATTTCTGATAATTGATGTAAGCAATCCTTCGCAGCCTAAAATAGCAGCTTCTATATTTAAAGATTATCTTGCCACAGGCGTTTTTGTAGCCGACTCGCTTGCTTATGTATGCTGTATGGATTCGGGGCTTTATGTAGTAAATGTGAAAAACAAGACCGCTCCCTCAATCCTCGGGCATTATAATTTCGATCAGAAGTACCGGCCCAAAAACGTCTATGTAAAAGACAGCATTGCATATGTAACAAGTGCCGAGAACAAAAGTTCATACACCATTAGTGGAAGATTTCATGCTATTAACATAAAAAATCCATCGAATATCTTTGAAGAAAGCGGGATATCTTTAACCGGCGACTGGCATGCCACAGGTGAAAAAATAGCCGTAAACGGAAATTATGCATACGTAACATCCTTAACGGATGTTGGAAATTATGTAACCATTGCTGATGTCAGCAATCCCTGCAGTGTCAAAGAAGTGCTTAAAAAGAATGTTGAAAATGCCTTTGACTTGGCCATAAAGGATAAGAGGCTTTTTGTTACGGCTGACTACAAAGGGCTGCTTTCTTTTGATTTGACCAATCCTGAATCACTCTTGGAAGATGGTTCTTTCAGGACCGCCGGCCTAACGGGTACCGTTGTAAGAAAAGGAGATTACCTTTATGTTGCCAAGAACCCGGACGGGATCAGAGTTCTTGATATTTCAAAACCCTCAAACCCATCCGAGGTGTCTTCCTACGAGGGGCCTTTGCATTATGAGGGCTGTAATACTCTTTTTGTTAAAGACACCATTCTTTTTGCAGGCATTTGGGGAACAGATTTTGGATTTTCAGTCTTCAGCCTGGCAAATATGCCCAGCCTGAAAAAGATAATTGCATTGCAGCCCGATAATGTGGCGAAAATAGAAGTTGCAGGCAATTATGCCTATACTGCGGGTGTTTCTGAATTTCTGATCTATGATGTAACTGATCCTTATCATCCGAAAAAAATATTCAGCTACTCCACCGATCCGGTCAGGAATCTGGATTTAGCTGTTAACGGCTCAACATTGTACCTGCTTGAAAAGTTGAACAGGCTAAAGATTTTCGATGTCAGTAATCCCGCCGGAGCTGCTCTGATCAGTGAAATTCCTGTTGCGAATGCCTTAAACATCAGTCTCGACGGCGGCTATTTATATGTGAACATTAATTATGACGGAACAAAAATATTCGACGTTTCTGATCCTAAAAACCCAAAAGAGATTGGTAAAATTGCCGAGCCAGACGCCTATAAAATTATTGCGCGTGATGGCTATTTGTATGCTGTTTTTGCAGCTAAAGGGCTTAAGGTATTCAATGTTAAGAACCCCGCCACTCCATATCTTGTTAGATCCGATGAAACCGTAAAAAATTCTTCCGACATGTTTGTTGATAAGGATTATATCATTATCTCCGGGAATCCGGAGGGGCTCTCCATATTTACCAATGATATAACCACCTCAGTAGGGGCCGCAGGCAGCCGCATAAAGGATTTCGCATTGCTGCAGAACTATCCGAATCCATTTAATCCGGCAACTATGATAAGCTATTCAATTCCAAGACAGTCATTTGTAAACCTCAAAGTATTTGACATGCTGGGGCGTGAAGTGGCTTCCCTGGTTAGTAAAGAGCAGTCTGAAGGTGAATACAAAGTTCAGTTCAACGCTTCGAACCTTCCCAGCGGAATGTACATATATACAATTCAGGCGGGGGAGTTCAGGGCTTCTAAGAAGCTGATGCTTGTTAAGTAA
- a CDS encoding tetratricopeptide repeat protein produces the protein MGFLKGIFSKSESEKLIKAASGKYAEGDYKAAVELYSKIIEAEENNIQALYGRGLSYLFLENFKDAAADFDGVIAIDPNYSVKAYYNRGMAKSGMGDNAGALKDFDKFISINSKSALAFFKRAEIREASDDLRGAGDDFLAAANLHADNPEIFCAMGRVKYKLRDYKKALIDLNKAIEINPSHVNSYFLRGRVALEMENFPSAIEDFQKTVSLKPHSPEAQYFIALIKNKQEDFEGMLSALNVLFKMDPKYSKGYELRASVKLLQRDFEGAEADFTQMIESSSQDYTAYMRRGDVRRILFDYEGAREDYMKALSLNSSSYEIFYNLGLLETNFKSYETAVGHFLKAIELCPESSDAFNARGIAKHRLKDFNGAVKDFTKALELNPENSEYYLNRGNSKAALQDNHGAIADYTKALMNPGYSEAYMARGRMKYTLSDYYGAILDFTKAINLEPNDPAKYFIRANANKNLENYNEAMDDLNKVISLSPKYAKAYFLRGLIFYNMRSYRNAVSDWEATIKLDGSFSTQLSKLIAEAKGRL, from the coding sequence ATGGGTTTTCTTAAAGGAATCTTTTCAAAGAGTGAGTCGGAGAAGCTAATTAAGGCTGCATCCGGTAAATACGCCGAAGGTGACTACAAGGCCGCAGTTGAATTATACAGCAAAATTATTGAAGCCGAAGAAAATAATATTCAGGCCCTTTATGGAAGAGGCCTGTCATACCTGTTCCTGGAAAATTTCAAGGATGCTGCTGCGGACTTCGACGGCGTTATTGCAATTGACCCGAACTATTCCGTTAAAGCTTATTATAACCGCGGCATGGCTAAAAGCGGAATGGGCGATAATGCGGGGGCACTCAAAGACTTTGATAAATTTATCTCCATCAATTCCAAAAGCGCTCTTGCTTTCTTTAAACGCGCCGAAATAAGGGAAGCCTCAGACGACCTTAGGGGCGCCGGCGACGACTTTCTTGCGGCGGCTAACCTGCACGCGGATAACCCTGAAATCTTCTGCGCCATGGGCCGCGTAAAGTATAAGCTCAGGGACTATAAAAAAGCCCTGATTGACCTTAATAAAGCAATTGAAATAAACCCCTCGCACGTTAACTCCTACTTCCTCAGGGGCCGCGTGGCCCTTGAAATGGAAAATTTCCCCTCAGCAATTGAGGATTTCCAAAAAACAGTCAGCCTTAAACCCCATAGCCCTGAAGCCCAGTATTTTATTGCCCTTATCAAAAATAAACAGGAGGATTTTGAAGGCATGCTCTCTGCCCTCAATGTACTCTTTAAGATGGATCCTAAATACTCGAAGGGCTATGAACTAAGGGCCTCGGTTAAACTCCTGCAGAGGGATTTTGAGGGGGCCGAGGCGGACTTTACTCAAATGATTGAATCCTCTTCACAGGATTATACTGCTTATATGAGAAGAGGCGACGTAAGAAGAATACTCTTCGACTATGAGGGGGCCAGGGAAGACTACATGAAGGCTCTTTCCCTTAACTCTTCTTCTTATGAGATATTCTATAACCTGGGGCTCCTTGAAACCAACTTTAAGAGCTATGAGACCGCAGTCGGCCATTTCCTGAAGGCCATTGAGCTATGCCCCGAATCATCAGACGCCTTTAACGCAAGGGGAATAGCCAAACACCGCCTTAAGGACTTTAACGGCGCCGTTAAGGATTTTACAAAAGCACTGGAACTTAATCCTGAAAACTCCGAGTACTACCTGAACCGGGGTAACTCAAAAGCAGCCCTGCAGGATAACCACGGCGCTATTGCAGATTATACAAAAGCCCTCATGAATCCCGGCTATTCAGAAGCCTACATGGCACGCGGAAGAATGAAATATACGCTCAGCGACTACTACGGGGCAATACTTGACTTCACAAAGGCAATTAACCTTGAACCTAATGACCCGGCTAAGTATTTCATCAGGGCAAATGCAAATAAAAACCTGGAAAACTATAATGAAGCCATGGACGACCTGAATAAGGTCATAAGCCTGAGTCCTAAATATGCAAAGGCTTACTTTCTGCGCGGCCTTATATTCTATAACATGCGGAGCTACAGAAACGCTGTTAGTGACTGGGAAGCTACTATAAAGCTTGACGGGTCTTTCAGCACACAGCTTAGCAAGCTTATAGCCGAGGCAAAAGGCAGACTTTAG